The following are encoded in a window of Oncorhynchus mykiss isolate Arlee chromosome Y, USDA_OmykA_1.1, whole genome shotgun sequence genomic DNA:
- the LOC110509516 gene encoding metal transporter CNNM4 isoform X3, which produces MATEWSGQQGYVLTLIVFLWSAVEGRTETATSSVSNSGTQVLGMRLERSDKPATTTDDGVIQVTEESTVQLRFYGVQLNSGTWAQIRFTERGDGSDEGGDNNIIDDTPNRTCVDFTKDFSIATYMNISSRGTTGILSINIKPLRKSEPHKEYGLCTKSLANGRWALLGDSDGRLRVVEGEKTLLPLWFQIILICCLLVLSGMFSGLNLGLMALDPMELRIVQSCGSEKEKKYARKIEPIRSKGNYLLCSLLLGNVLVNTTLTILLDDLIGSGLGAVVASTVGIVIFGEIVPQALCSRHGLAVGANTIQVTKFFMLLTFPLSFPVSKLLDVLLGQEIGTVYNREKLVEMLRVTEPYNDLVKEELNMIQGALELRSKTVESVMTPLAHCFMIQNDAVLDFNTMSEIMESGYTRIPVFDDERSNIVDILYVKDLAFVDPDDCTTLKTITKFYNHPVHFVFHDTRLDSMLEEFKKGKSHLAIVQKVNNEGEGDPFYEVLGLVTLEDVIEEIIKSEILDESDLYTDNRNRKKVDPNKRTRDFSAFKHTENECKVKISPQLMLAAHRFLATEVSLFSPCQVTEKVLLRILRHPDVIQEIKFNDGDKRSALHYIYQRGKPVDYFILILQGRVEVEAGNENMKFETGPFSYYGVMALSSPSLVSRTGQGRAEQPGTTSLS; this is translated from the exons ATGGCGACAGAATGGAGCGGGCAGCAAGGCTACGTTCTAACTCTAATCGTTTTCCTTTGGAGTGCAGTCGAGGGACGCACCGAAACGGCCACGTCGAGTGTCAGCAACAGCGGGACCCAGGTGCTCGGTATGCGGCTGGAGAGGAGCGACAAACCGGCTACGACCACTGACGACGGGGTCATACAGGTAACGGAGGAGAGCACAGTGCAGCTCCGGTTCTACGGTGTGCAGCTCAACTCGGGCACCTGGGCGCAGATCCGCTTCACGGAACGAGGGGATGGGAGCGATGAGGGGGGGGACAATAACATTATTGACGACACACCTAACAGGACTTGTGTTGATTTCACCAAAGACTTCAGCATCGCGACCTACATGAACATCAGTAGCCGGGGGACCACAGGGATACTCAGCATAAACATTAAACCCCTTCGAAAGAGCGAGCCGCACAAGGAATATGGGTTGTGCACCAAGAGTTTGGCCAATGGCAGGTGGGCTCTGCTCGGGGATAGCGACGGGAGACTCCGGGTGGTAGAGGGGGAGAAAACTCTCCTCCCCCTGTGGTTCCAGATCATCCTTATCTGTTGTCTGTTGGTGCTGTCTGGCATGTTCAGCGGGCTGAACCTGGGGCTCATGGCTCTGGACCCCATGGAGCTCCGTATAGTCCAGAGTTGTGGTTcagagaaggaaaaaaaatatGCCCGCAAAATTGAGCCCATCCGCAGTAAGGGGAACTACCTTCTCTGCTCGCTGCTGCTTGGCAATGTCCTGGTCAACACCACACTCACCATCCTCCTGGATGACTTAATAGGCTCTGGGCTGGGCGCCGTGGTCGCCTCCACAGTGGGTATCGTGATTTTCGGCGAGATTGTCCCTCAGGCGCTGTGCTCTCGCCATGGGCTGGCGGTGGGTGCCAACACCATCCAGGTGACCAAGTTCTTCATGTTGctcaccttccccctctccttccccgtcAGCAAGCTCCTAGACGTGCTCCTAGGCCAGGAGATTGGCACTGTGTATAACCGCGAGAAGCTGGTGGAGATGCTCAGGGTGACAGAACCGTACAACGACCTGGTCAAAGAGGAGCTCAACATGATTCAAGGAGCTCTGGAACTCCGGAGTAAGACGGTTGAGAGCGTGATGACTCCGTTGGCACACTGTTTCATGATCCAGAATGATGCGGTCCTCGACTTCAACACCATGTCAGAGATCATGGAGAGCGGCTACACGCGTATCCCCGTGTTTGACGACGAGCGCTCCAACATCGTGGACATCCTGTACGTGAAGGACCTGGCGTTCGTGGACCCTGATGACTGCACCACCCTGAAGACCATCACTAAGTTCTACAACCACCCGGTCCACTTTGTGTTCCACGACACTCGACTGGACTCCATGCTGGAGGAGTTCAAGAAAG GTAAATCCCACCTGGCCATCGTTCAGAAGGTGAACAACGAGGGGGAGGGGGATCCCTTCTACGAGGTGCTGGGATTGGTCACCTTGGAGGACGTAATCGAGGAGATCATCAAATCAGAGATCCTGGATGAGTCCGACCTTTATA CTGACAATAGGAACAGAAAGAAGGTGGACCCTAACAAGAGAACGCGTGACTTCTCTGCTTTTAAACACACGGAGAACGAGTGCAAGGTGAAGATCTCTCCCCAGTTGATGCTGGCTGCGCATCGCTTCCTGGCTACAG AGGTGAGTCTGTTCAGTCCCTGTCAGGTCACTGAGAAGGTGTTACTGAGGATCCTGAGGCACCCTGATGTCATCCAGGAGATCAAATTCAATGACGGCGACAAGCGATCCGCTCTACATTACATCTACCAGAGAGGCAAACCTGTCGACTACTTCATACTCATACTGCAG